One Bombus pyrosoma isolate SC7728 linkage group LG9, ASM1482585v1, whole genome shotgun sequence genomic window carries:
- the LOC122571247 gene encoding mediator of RNA polymerase II transcription subunit 13 isoform X3 codes for MTHPSHQTNGASLEDCHTNFFALTDLCGIKWKKLVWGEVAGDFGGTPLEDPVLSSFSRCLAGDILCVWRRVAATPATSGPATASATGAGIFDLGIAPSPAPPPLSLTAAKELWIFWYGEEPDLSGLVSPELIACESEQGSWESGLSYECRSLLFKALHNLIERCLLSRDFVRLGKWFVQPYDGFEKHRCSSSHLSFSFAFFVHGESTVCASVDVRQHPAVRHLTRTCLQRTQTSQSGVKVILAPYGLAGTLTGPVGRTDSQLLEEWKHFYPINGSNVEAGLPSLVEVLVGGVRMRYPSCYVLVTDMDDTPSDTALSPPNSPASYEHPLLSQQDIRAATELPERVWAECTLSSPISASKTESSTEPGTWTFIDPTQKSSCTCSKSVLNRTEAPSTPPGGPPSYSRGPPTGGDCLPVPSVGSPGSPAPSPLPTPHSEPASVPPAEPTMPTLSPQPPPSHTNTAPPLTPSQGPKSISSACNNQVHSPAPGPTLKRPVLSSRECEDIYLENEQSLPWLYDYSTQEAWLNHPVKRFKESNTSPVNVRSNTLYPPMNSQVPQSQTPKLEIKQEPNVNVGDCIGRRTDPYEFDATGEENGTSVDGLRRPRDDPTKPGSLFTSEGLQASYKDLDQIFDNSDPDTSSDETNLNQLQVQTPPESNRSGGLHEETRVDANNRHNNRGVGVLRPEELSKMFPTPPSLEHNPVASPCQLNDPLMDQTELSVPQRPLRHLPDIYPNMGSPQEEPIDDWSYVFKPTPICKMVGSSKYAPLTNLPSQSLPPVTLPSHCVYRSSWQCNSTSNNSDKPLPPTRPGSVQQQQQQPCPPSPAPLGAPYRSATISGRPPPPPYDQPSPATSTTSSYLNKNLNSIEADTPGPTRAPESNSLIVNILLGDTVLNIFRDHNFDSCSLCVCNAGPKVVGNIKGADAGVYLTHSWSGGALFQDDDQIRCSCGFSAVVNRRLAHQAGLFYEDEMEITGIAEDPAEKKKASLIAVACGGGKPSEGLDVIPPNVLELLREQCLIIQSSASSLYRASRIYSSMKSYPMLTPTVNMLEFNDGNEVSLAALDQGKINGTHNERTNRVIGVHRWVFLRAKGPQCSGDIVRMMRALQPLLQDAVQKKCTTRMWEAPYTVAGPLTWRQFHRLAGRGTDDRCEPQPIPALVVGYDRDWLSLSPYALSYWEKLLLEPYAGPRDVAYVVVAPDNDCVINKVKSFFRELSTTYEICRLGRHTPISKALRDGILRVGKASVQKQVKQPIDDWFKLLGENQLGELLRLYAQVCNHRLAPYLTQVIQDRSLLDPGDSQPTNKQQPQTTIPVTDTMPATPDVMTNKPESVEGENPRSETPSSNTTTNTNSNTGNTTPTSQTATIHTNTTSGPDEEEIEPPAIVVYLVEPFSLGGPEDADRRRLAILALLRAYSTAVNSMPENLRSNINVQIISLESIMELGRARERRKIQDEMRALALNVFLQGRRLLNHNSTVKSLTGFGTAAAADIFLKSKDSYSNTLATIHQERNRAPYRLYSPAYVLAPLRAKSEAPESFGIAGPEECAVLYLSYCLSEDQSWLLAVATDDRGEIFETATINIDIPNRKRRKRASARRIGLQKLMDFILGVMSQGVQPWRLVVGRVGRIGHGELKGWSWLLSRKALLKASKHLKEICGQCSLLYPSAAPCVLSACLVSLEPDSTLRLMADQFTPDERFSQASVNCQLSTPQDVTCTHILVFPTSATTQSSQTAFQEQHINGPELGDDELFSALNDDMPEGMEGMGDFNDIFNVWPEAGAGGGQSPGGSPHRPEGSPLGGDGGGSGLGNHDGPGSPFPCSNTPRVAVAEQAEEVGTLLQQPLALGYLVSTAPTGRMPPWFWSACPHLEGVCPVFLKNALHLHSPAIQQNSDDLLQQQSALTAHPLDSQYTTDVLRYVLEGYNALSWLAVDANTKDRLSCLPVHVQALMQLYHAAAALV; via the exons CCGGCTACCTCCGGCCCAGCAACCGCCTCGGCAACTGGAGCTGGAATCTTCGACCTAGGCATTGCACCCTCGCCCGCACCGCCACCCCTTTCCCTTACTGCCGCTAAGGAACTCTGGATTTTCTGGTATGGCGAGGAACCTGATCTCTCCGGTCTGGTGTCACCAGAACTCATCGCGTGTG AAAGTGAGCAGGGTTCTTGGGAAAGCGGATTATCGTATGAGTGCCGGTCACTTCTTTTCAAGGCTCTGCATAACTTAATCGAACGGTGCTTACTATCTCGTGATTTTGTTCGCCTTGGAAAGTGGTTCGTACAACCTTATGATGGATTCGAGAAACACCGTTGCAGTAG TAGCCACCTGTCATTCTCCTTTGCATTTTTTGTGCATGGAGAAAGCACTGTATGTGCAAGTGTGGATGTCAGGCAGCATCCTGCTGTGAGACATCTTACAAGGACTTGCTTACAACGCACTCAAACTTCTCAGTCTGGTGTCAAAG TGATATTAGCTCCTTATGGACTAGCAGGTACATTAACTGGCCCAGTTGGGCGTACAGATAGTCAACTCCTTGAAGAATGGAAACACTTTTATCCGATTAATGGCAGTAATGTAGAAGCAGGACTTCCATCTCTAGTAGAAGTGCTTGTTGGTGGTGTTCGCATGCGTTATCCCTCATGTTATGTCCTGGTCACAGATATGGATGATACTCCATCTGATACTGCTCTTTCTCCACCAAATAGTCCTGCTAGTTACGAACATCCTCTCTTGAGTCAGCAGGATATACGAGCGGCTACCGAATTACCAGAACGTGTATGGGCAGAATGTACTTTGAGTTCACCAATTTCTGCTTCCAAGACAGAATCTTCCACAGAACCTGGAACCTGGACCTTCATTGATCCAACACAAAAGTCTTCCTGTACCTGTTCAAA GTCTGTATTGAACAGAACAGAAGCGCCAAGTACACCACCAGGCGGACCTCCTTCTTATTCAAGGGGACCACCAACAGGAGGAGATTGTCTACCAGTTCCATCTGTTGGCTCACCAGGATCTCCTGCACCTTCACCTCTTCCAACTCCACATTCCGAGCCAGCATCAGTTCCACCAGCAGAGCCTACAATGCCTACTCTTAGTCCTCAACCACCACCCAGTCATACAAACACTGCCCCACCACTAACCCCTTCTCAAGGCCCAAAATCAATTTCCTCTGCATGCAATAATCAAGTGCATAGTCCAGCCCCTGGACCAACATTAAAACGACCAGTCTTATCCTCTAGAGAATGTGAGGATATATATCTAGAAAACGAACAGTCATTACCTTGGCTCTATGATTATTCAACGCAAGAAGCATGGCTCAATCATCCTGTAAAGCGTTTTAAGGAATCTAATACCAGTCCAGTCAATGTGAGGagcaatacattatatccaCCAATGAATTCTCAGGTTCCTCAATCTCAAACACCCAAATTAGAGATTAAGCAAGAACCAAACGTCAATGTT GGAGATTGCATCGGAAGAAGAACAGATCCGTATGAGTTTGATGCAACAGGTGAAGAAAATGGCACAAGCGTTGATGGACTTAGACGGCCAAGAGATGATCCTACTAAACCAGGATCGTTATTTACTAGTGAAGGTCTTCAAGCATCCTATAAAGATTTAGACCAAATCTTTGATAATTCCGATCCTGACACTTCTAGCGATGAAACT aatttaaacCAGCTTCAAGTACAAACTCCCCCAGAGTCGAATAGATCTGGTGGACTACATGAAGAAACCAGAGTAGATGCCAATAACAGACATAATAATCGGGGAGTTGGCGTGTTACGACCAGAAGAACTTTCCAAAATGTTTCCGACGCCACCATCCTTAGAGCATAATCCCGTTGCTTCGCCTTGTCAGTTAAACGACCCTTTAATGGACCAGACGGAACTTTCTGTACCTCAACGACCACTTAGGCATCTCCCCGACATTTATCCGAACATGGGATCTCCTCAAGAAGAGCCAATCGATGATTGGTCCTACGTGTTCAAACCTACACCTATCTGTAAGATGGTTGGTTCTTCCAAATATGCTCCACTCACAAATCTGCCCAGCCAATCTCTACCACCTGTTACACTGCCATCGCACTGCGTATATAGATCTTCTTGGCAATGCAACTCTACTTCCAACAATTCAGATAAACCACTTCCACCAACTAGACCTGGTTCAGttcaacaacaacaacaacaaccaTGCCCTCCGAGTCCAGCACCATTGGGAGCACCGTATCGCTCGGCAACTATATCCGGAAGACCACCGCCGCCGCCATATGATCAACCAAGTCCAGCTACATCTACCACCTCTTCTTATTTGAACAAAAATCTGAATAGCATCGAAGCAGACACACCAGGCCCTACTCGTGCGCCAGAATCGAACTCTCTCATAGTGAATATCCTCTTAGGTGACACTGTGCTTAATATCTTCCGTGATCACAATTTTGACAGTTGCAGTCTCTGCGTGTGTAATGCAGGTCCAAAAGTTGTTGGTAATATTAAAGGTGCAGACGCTGGTGTGTATCTTACGCACTCATGGTCAGGCGGAGCACTGTTTCAAGATGATGATCAGATTAGATGCAGTTGTGGCTTTAGTGCGGTTGTAAATCGACGGTTAGCTCATCAAGCTGGTTTGTTCTACGAAGATGAGATGGAAATTACTGGTATTGCAGAGGATCCagcagagaagaaaaaagcgtCTCTAATCGCTGTAGCCTGTGGAGGGGGCAAACCGTCGGAAGGCTTAGACGTGATACCACCTAATGTGTTAGAATTGCTCAGAGAACAGTGCCTGATCATACAGAGCTCCGCAAGCAGTCTTTACAGAGCATCCAGAATCTATTCCTCAATGAAGAGCTACCCGATGCTTACGCCTACTGTGAATATGTTGGAATTCAATGATGGTAACGAAGTGTCGCTAGCAGCTCTCGATCAGGGTAAAATTAATGGTACGCACAATGAAAGAACTAATCGTGTAATTGGAGTGCATCGATGGGTGTTCCTTAGAGCAAAAGGACCTCAGTGCAGTGGTGATATTGTAAGAATGATGAGAGCTCTACAACCACTGTTGCAAGATGCTGTGCAGAAAAAATGTACAACTCGAATGTGGGAGGCACCATATACCGTTGCAGGTCCCTTGACTTGGAGACAATTCCATCGTTTAGCTGGTCGCGGAACCGATGATCGCTGTGAACCTCAACCAATACCTGCATTGGTTGTTGGATATGACCGAGATTGGCTGTCTTTATCACCTTATGCTTTAAGTTACTGGGAGAAACTACTCTTGGAGCCATATGCTGGACCAAGAGACGTCGCCTATGTAGTGGTAGCACCAGACAATGATTgtgttattaataaagtaaaatcgtTTTTCCGCGAACTATCAACTACGTATGAA ATTTGTCGGCTAGGAAGACATACACCTATTTCAAAAGCGTTACGCGATGGTATTCTTCGCGTTGGAAAAGCATCAGTACAGAAACAAGTCAAGCAACCAATAGACGATTGGTTTAAACTTTTAGGAGAGAATCAATTAGGAGAACTATTGCGATTGTATGCGCAAGTCTGTAATCATCGATTAGCTCCATATTTAACACAGGTTATTCAAGATCGAAGTTTGTTAGATCCTGGAGACTCGCAACCGACCAACAAACAACAGCCGCAAACAACTATTCCTGTTACTGACACAATGCCAGCCACACCTGATGTAATGACAAACAAACCAGAATCAGTTG AAGGAGAAAATCCTAGAAGTGAAACACCATCGTCAAACACAACAACAAATACTAATTCTAATACCGGTAACACAACACCAACTTCACAAACTGCCACGATACACACTAATACAACATCGGGTCCAGATGAAGAGGAAATCGAGCCTCCAGCTATAGTCGTTTACTTAGTAGAACCTTTCTCATTGGGAGGTCCCGAAGATGCAGACCGACGAAGACTTGCTATTTTAGCTTTGTTACGTGCATATTCGACAGCAGTTAATAGCATGCCTGAAAATCTTAGATCCAATATCAACGTTCAG ATAATATCTTTGGAAAGTATAATGGAGTTAGGACGAGCTAGGGAAAGGCGCAAAATACAAGACGAGATGAGAGCTTTAGCGTTAAACGTGTTTCTACAGGGCCGCCGGTTATTAAATCATAACTCCACAGTAAAAAGTCTTACTGGCTTTGGTACCGCTGCCGCAGCAGACATTTTCCTTAAGAGTAAAGAT TCTTATAGTAATACTCTTGCAACTATacatcaggaacgaaatagaGCCCCGTACCGGTTGTACTCACCCGCCTACGTCTTGGCTCCACTACGGGCGAAAAGCGAAGCACCGGAATCTTTCGGCATCGCTGGACCAGAAGAGTGTGCAGTTTTGTATCTCAGCTATTGTCTTAGCGAAGATCAATCATGGCTGCTTGCGGTTGCAACTGATGATAGaggagaaatatttgaaacagcTACTATCAACATCGATATAccaaatagaaaaagaagaaaacgcgCCTCAGCCAGGCGAATtggattacaaaaattgatgGATTTCATACTTGGTGTAATGTCTCAAGGT GTACAACCTTGGAGGTTAGTAGTAGGTCGTGTGGGCCGTATTGGACATGGTGAGCTGAAAGGTTGGAGTTGGTTACTATCCAGAAAAGCGCTTCTCAAAGCCTCTAAACACCTTAAAGAAATATGTGGTCAATGCAGTCTTTTATATCCGTCAGCAGCACCTTGTGTGCTTAGCGCCTGTCTAGTCTCCCTTGAACCAGATTCAACTCTCAGGCTTATGGCTGATCAATTCACACCTGATGAAAGGTTTAGTCAGGCGTCAGTAAACTGCCAATTATCTACACCACAAGATGTTACATGCACTCATATTCTCGTTTTTCCTACATCTGCTACCACACAG TCATCACAGACTGCATTTCAAGAGCAGCATATTAATGGACCAGAATTAGGGGATGATGAGCTATTTTCTGCACTAAACGATGATATGCCAGAAGGTATGGAAGGCATGGGAGACTTCAATGACATCTTCAATGTATGGCCAGAGGCTGGTGCTGGTGGAGGCCAAAGCCCTGGTGGTAGCCCACATCGTCCTGAAGGATCCCCACTGGGTGGAGATGGTGGAGGTTCAGGATTAGGCAATCATGATGGTCCTGGTAGTCCGTTTCCATGTAGTAATACACCAAGA GTAGCAGTTGCCGAACAAGCAGAAGAAGTTGGAACTTTATTGCAGCAACCACTTGCTCTTGGTTACTTAGTGTCTACTGCACCAACTGGACGAATGCCACCATGGTTTTGGTCAGCCTGTCCCCATTTAGAGGGTGTTTGCCCGGTGTTCTTGAAAAATGCCTTACATTTGCATAGTCCAGCAATACAGCAGAATAGTGATGATCTATTGCAACAACAAAGTGCACTCACTGCTCATCCGTTAGATTCACAGTATACCACCGATGTGCTCAG ataTGTACTGGAGGGATACAATGCACTATCATGGCTCGCAGTGGATGCGAACACGAAGGATCGTTTATCCTGCTTACCAGTGCACGTACAAGCGCTCATGCAACTCTACCATGCAGCAGCAGCTCTCGTCTGA